A window of Ooceraea biroi isolate clonal line C1 chromosome 9, Obir_v5.4, whole genome shotgun sequence genomic DNA:
aaaaggCGTAAAACTGTTGTTATAGAAAGCggattatttgaagaaactAAACGCAATCAAATTGCAACTTCACagaaaatttgcatttccTACATTAACTTGATAATAATCATAAGGATAAGGATGCGTGACATTCACATTTTACTGACTGAACAAGAAGAAGTGGTACAGTTTATCGCATTGATGAAAATGCTAAACGCAGCACACCGATCATTAAACTTTGAAATTCCGGAGATAacctattttaaatatttctctcctAGTTTTCCTTACCTTCCCCTAAAACAATTTCCTTACGAACCTTTCACTAGCAAAGATATTATTCTCAGTACAGTAAACAGGTACAAAGaacataagaaaatatataaaaattcacgtTTTTTCGACCAGAAGTTTGTTTTCGTATGTGAAGGGAATAGCGTAACCGTAGGATTCAATATGAGCTTCTACTTTGATGTGCTTTTTATATGCTGCTTGCATTGTATAGCATGTTGTAACAGTTACaccaaaggaataaagattttaatagatataatgacaagaaaatataatttaaaatgcgAATATGATAATACTATAACCGAAGATGAGCAGGCGCTCACTTTGTACAGAATATCACTTTGTTTTCCGAGCGTAACAATAAGTGCATGTACAGCGATACAACCTTCGTTCAGTACAAGTATACTTTCCAATTTTCCAAACTTGCCTGTAGAATTGCTCAATccatatattctatatattatgcCCCTTAAATGTTATGGTACACCTCACGAGCTACTTATTTGTATAAAGATTTTGTTAAGGGAATATTGGTCAGAATGCGAAAAACTTCCTCTACAGacatataacaaaatttttgaTGTAGCTTGTAGTAATTATGTGTTTCCTTTCAAGCTTAAATGGAAATTACTCAGAAAGTGGAAAATTGTAAAGAAAGATGGTACTTTTTCCTACAGATTTGTTGACAACGTTCAAATGTATAATCGAGATGCTAAACCATTGATTAGATACTTAAAGGAAAGAGATTCATCATTAAAGGAAAGAGAATTATCTGGTCAGAATGATCAGAAGAACTCAGTAAactatcaatatattttttctccgtTCTTACAAATGTATTCAGggtaaagtttttattattacgatattaaaaatattagcaatcacattttattattaatggttCAGCAATTTATCTTCATGGCAATTGTTTtacacaaataattaatatgtagGTTAATATTTCTCAAAGAGAACAAGATtcgaaagataattaaaattgtattttaaatttgtattttataatggatTAGTATGAGATATACTCCAATGTTCTCAGAATTAAGCGTTATAAATCACAATATCTACCtcttactttaatttttaagaaattcgttattaaattgCATGTTGTATACCttatatgaattattttaaaactttatgtaCATGTAAGTAGAATATACTTTCTACATTTTGAAAGATAATCATTGCGTGTGtacaacatatttttcacaaaattgtaaaattggtatgaaataaatcatcaacacaaatgtaaaatgtatattattcaatgtttatttagttttgaaatattatgaaatcgaattatagaataataagctatattaattattattgtattaattattattattgtataaatattaattaaatattgtattacaaAACTGGCAGATGaagaaacatttataaaagatGCACATTAAACTTTCATGcacatgaaattttattatacatattcgaagtttttattaattatattttgagctatttttcaaaatataatcttaaattatatcaatctTGTGAGGAATATGGCAAAAGAATTTTCAGatagaaaaacaaaatgttCACGGTTATGTTCAAAGTGTTTCATACAAACGTTTTGTAAGCAATGTTTACATTATTTAGCTACAAGAACaatccatttatataacattcgAGAGTTTGTTCTCTGCGATTATAATAATAGCGATATAAAACTAAGTCCTTATCTCACCATTTTGTGCAATATCTCCATGATTTTTATGCAACTTCctcaaaataaatttcgttttcctctttttcagcgtgtagcaagttcaaatcAGTCAATAACCTGTACGTTAATGACTGTAGTACAGTTAGCACTGCGAATGCTGTGAAACACTTTCTATGGTTGCGGTCCAGTTAATGCTGCAAATGCTTCAAACCTCTTTCCTTCTcatttggaaaaagaaaaagaatatatttagaaCAATGTTCTAAAGTATTTGACGTCAACTGCATAGTTGACAAATGTAAACAAAGAAGATCTAGTATATCTCCACGGtgtttcattctctctctctctctctctgcctctcaaCCTAAATTTGCTGTTGCAGATCGAACATCCAATTTATGCATAGGTGTCTTCGGCGGAAGCAAGTTCGAAAAATTCAAACCCATCCCGCATCTACGTAAAATGCA
This region includes:
- the LOC109610844 gene encoding uncharacterized protein LOC109610844 translates to MRDIHILLTEQEEVVQFIALMKMLNAAHRSLNFEIPEITYFKYFSPSFPYLPLKQFPYEPFTSKDIILSTVNRYKEHKKIYKNSRFFDQKFVFVCEGNSVTVGFNMSFYFDVLFICCLHCIACCNSYTKGIKILIDIMTRKYNLKCEYDNTITEDEQALTLYRISLCFPSVTISACTAIQPSFSTSILSNFPNLPVELLNPYILYIMPLKCYGTPHELLICIKILLREYWSECEKLPLQTYNKIFDVACSNYVFPFKLKWKLLRKWKIVKKDGTFSYRFVDNVQMYNRDAKPLIRYLKERDSSLKERELSGQNDQKNSVNYQYIFSPFLQMYSG